A single genomic interval of Chitinophagaceae bacterium harbors:
- a CDS encoding TMF family protein yields ADHVFEDNYQLMSLDEVETFIQTYRHLPGIPSAKEVVKTGIDVAEMNALLLEKIEELTLYVLELRKELDGLKKNNY; encoded by the coding sequence GCAGATCATGTATTTGAAGATAATTATCAACTTATGTCTTTAGATGAAGTGGAAACCTTTATACAGACATACCGACATTTGCCGGGAATCCCCTCAGCTAAAGAAGTCGTAAAAACCGGTATAGATGTAGCTGAAATGAATGCACTTTTACTGGAAAAAATTGAAGAACTGACGCTGTATGTACTTGAATTGAGAAAAGAATTGGATGGATTAAAGAAGAATAATTATTGA